The genomic stretch TGTTGTTTGGATCTGAGATAGAGTCAGAAGAAGATTGAGTCAAACTATTAGCTTTCTCATGATTCAACCCTTTTGCCTCCACTACCGCCTGAATCGCCTCATCAAAAGAAGAAATCTTGCTCAAATAATCCTCTTTTCCTCTGATTTCATCTGCTTCCGTACCTTCCTCTCTGCACGGCTCCGGTCTACTACAATTTGACGCGCCACACCTTTCGCCGTTGGTAGCTTCCTGCTGTAACTCTACATTTTTAGGGTTGGAATCCCTAGAAATGTCACCATCATCTTCCCCAAGAGAGCTGTCTTTCGGGATTGACCAAAAGTCCTCAAAACTTGAAGATGAATGTTTGTTGCCCTTCGGTTCAAACTTTTTTAGAGTGCTTCTATGAGGACCGAAAGATTCTTCATGGAGCACAATCGTGAAAGAATCTCCGTCTATGGCCACCGTAATGAAATCTTTCAGAGTAAAATGTAAAGGAACCCTAATAAGAACCCTAGCAACATCCATAATTGACTTACATTATGGATGTTGTCATATTATAATTGACTTACATTATTTAAACTTTGCTGGAAAAAGAAGACAAGATTTATTAGGGCCCGTTTGtgttgactttttttaaaaatgatttttatagtgttataaaattgtgtaaaaaaattatacaaaaaatttttttataaaagtttcaaatgaaaatttggtttgaatagttattcttaaaatgtgattttaggtatttcatctatttataaaaaaaatttggatattaaaatttcaaaaaattacgtAATTTTGAagatatttcaaatagattttcataaaaatcatttttaaaatataacttttttaaaaaattacaattttgacTAGGTTTTGGTCTCAATAATAcatgtttatgttatagaatgtcaaaatgagtgttttattttagaaaaaaaaaatataaaaaaatttgtaatatttgaaaaaacggttttgaaaagtttactttcaaaaatataaaaaaaatctatttttttaaagccgAAACAAACGGGCCCTTGATCTAATCAAAACTTGAATTAAAAATTAATCTAGACCACTAAAAATGTCCTCTGATACCACTCTACATAAATTAGGAGAAGTATATGTTATATTCCTTCATCATCCTAATTATTCACGTCTctaaaatctaattaaatattaaattatattatatttttggaTATAAAGTACtgtctttattttgaatttttttgtttgCACTACTTGTTGTCACTCTCTATTCTTGACTGTCTTATTTATCCCTCTAAAATTCCATTAAATCAATAAGGAATCCTCTAAAGGGTCATCCAAATCCCCAAAGAGTCAAATCCATTACCATGAGTGACTGAAGAAACTGATGTTGAATCAGAGATACGATTCTGGAAAGCCTCATTGATTATGTACATCATTGGGGCTTCTATGACCATGGGTGAGTGAAGAATTATATGATCAAATACTGTAATTTTGTGCAAATGCTTGCTATGTACTACAACGAGGAAGCATATTTCATCCTCAAATTCAATACGACGCAAGATATGGATACAACGATGATGAAAAGCCCTTGTGGGGAGCTAGAAGCTTGGAAAAGAAAGGGAGCACTATTTGTAACCCTATATTCACATATGAGTGCAACGATCACCATCAAGGACATTGAGGGAAGGAAAATTCAGCAAAAGGTAGAGTTTGAATGAAGGTCTTAATATTGTGATAAATGTCAAAAGATAGGTCATAAGTGTCATAAAGAGAAGAAACAACCTATCAAGGAATGGAAGCCGAAACAGGTGAACAAACAACATACATAAGCAGCTGAAAACTAGCAAAAAAAGCGTAGACAATGAAACTTCAAATGATGCAAGCAAATGGACTGCAGTTAACAAGAGGCTGAGAGATACAAGCAAGCGAATTATGGAAGGAGGACCAAGTAACCAGTTAATATGTTCTAATGGATTTGGCTCCTTGGGGGTTTGGTATGACCCTTTGAAGGATTtcttattgaataaataataatatcatGGAATATTAGAGGGCTAGATAAGATAGTCAAGAATAGAGAGTGACAGATGATAGTGCAAACGCAGCAATTCAAAATAAGGACACTATTTTATatccaaaaatataatttaatgaaaaattcaaataaataattgtttttatatccaaaaaatataatttaattagaaatttaaataaataactgtttaaatatcaaaaaaatataatttaattaaaaaattcaaataaataattgttttcatattcaaaacaaaatatatatattttactcTTGTAATGTTAGCGAACATAATAAAAACAgtaacaaaattataaaaagaaattgtaaaaaaaaagttaaaaagaatttttaaaataaaaaaattcagctgaacttgaaaaattaaaagaaaatatacgtGGACTGTCACATAGGCAGTTAGAGAGAAATTTTGTTATAATGTGACAGACAAGGGTGTACTTGAAGGAATCTAGAAATTACAAgggataaaaaaaaactttacgaAAGACTAAAATCAAATCTCACTAACCTTACAAGGGTGTTTTATATACTTAACCCTAAAATTAATAGGGAAAAAAAGtgagtgtatgattgaatttatttgaaaaGAGAAAATCAATGaggaaataacaaaaaaaaaaacaactctaACAATCAATTATCTTAATTGAAGAGCTTTAtgataaaatgacacttaaaaaaggAAGGGGGAGTATATAGTTTATGATAGAGATTAGTTTATTCAATCGATTTATTCGATTCAATCTGTATTACTCATGCAGTTCGATCAATAATCTAATGATTTGACCAATAAATTAGAAACCAAATATTCTCACCGATTTGATAGATCCGtacgatttttaaaacattaattttaattgtattaaatttcATCTAATTTAATACTCATCAACACCCTGATTATTGATGTCTCTGGACTTTaattaagtatttaattaaatacccTATAAGGACTATAGCATTGAAAATTTTATCCCTACAAGTTTTAGAAAGTTCGGCACCGAAGGTGCACTAGCACAAAGAAAATCTCAAGACCCATGAAGTCTATTTATATGTTAATCATCAATGAAACATATAAAGCAAACTGGAGTATATTCTATTATAATTCAGCAAACTATAATAATTATGTCATATAGCTAGACCTCTTTAATTTAAGACACAATAATAATGTCCTGGTTAACCTAGGATCTCAATTATTTGCTAATTGCTAGGTACCTCTCTGTATTAATAGTTTAAATGTATTAATATTTAAGGGATTTGGATCCTCTTATTCAccattttctcttctcttctacTTTGACTTTAACATTTTCTCTATCCgatcttaaatataaataattttataaaaaaaaaactcattatttaagaaaaatatttgaatgtATTTAAAACTTATTCCCTTTTTAATTTtacctttattttttgttttagaaattgttaacaacataaacaattaaTGTGGGAAAACAAATAGAGATATTTAGAATATTTATATCAaatgtactccctccgttttctattataagtcgttttagacttttcacacagattaagaaaaattataattgttatatgaaaatgagaaattatgaaggtttttacaaaattatccttcattaatgacatgtagaagatgaatttatataattgaaacgagagagaataataaatatttaaggatataataagaaaaatagcattaattattcattagaaTTGTAAAacgatttatatttaaatatatttttttttcaaaatgacttataataaaaaacggagggagtaataattaTAGATGTAATttgcttatatttaagaccattaaaaaaatttgttgtttATATTTGAGACCAAATGAAGTAtgtctctttttctctctaacaTTTGctctgttatattttatttattatttttttcttaattccTTGGATGCAATTGCATTTGTTTTGGTTGAAGGACATGGATGGAGGGAAGGAGATGATCCATTTTGATATTTAagataatttagtttttttatatttataattttttatgtcattaaTTTGGGTAGTGTAAATATTCTTGTTCGATACATTGTTTTCAAAGTTAGTAATATTGAATTCATTTGGTGTTTGATGTATTATATCGAtttgaatataaatatataattgaatAGGATAAGAATCTTCGgcatacattttttttatataaaaaattgttattaTTTTGACACCAATTTTTACACTTGCACTATATTTCACAGTTCACCAATATACGGTAAAtactaaaatattataataataaaaaattattttaaaaaaaattatttttttattctttatttttagattAAACAATACCGATATAAAATTGTGTGATTAACCAACTTCACAACTTCattaaccaatattttatattttattaatcaattttattttacaactaaaaattaattttaatacctaggcatttattaaccaacttcataattctattaaccaatatttttttatttcattaactaACTTTATTTAACtactaaaaactatttttaatatctagatgtttattaaccaacttcttaATTTTATCAACCAACATTTTACATTTCATTAACtaactttattttactactaaCAACTATTTTTATGGTCTTGTTAACTAGTGTTCTCAGCCATTCTTTAAggatactaaataaagaaaatattctttacaaaagtcaatattttaatTTCCAATGCGTTTTCAATGTATTATTCATGAATATTATTCACGAGTAATATTACACCGTTTACAGTAAACCGTAAGTGAAAGAATTTGGTGTCATTTTTAGTGTAAAGGTAGATTGCTCTTTTTATAATATATCTACATTATGCTAAAAAAACTACTAGATAAAAAGATACTGCTAAATAGATATGTACATATCTAAGGTATGAATAACCTGATTTATATATGTGCCAAATTCATGCAGCACACATAACCCCACCCTCTACCAAAATTAAATTCCAAAGTACAAAAAAAAAGCTATATGATTCAGATTCTCATCAAAGGTTTAGAATTTAGATCATATCATATACACCTCTGATCATCCAGCTAATCATGCAGTCCCATCATaaatattttatggttttaattaTTGTTGAAGATTCTTTGTCCAGGTGATAGAATCATTCTTGGATCAAACTCATATTTTCTTTGTACAAAACTTTTCCATTTTTTAGGTCCAAAATGGTTTCTCCACTCTTCCTGTGTGCTGTAGTGGGGAAGATATAACTTATACTTAATTTCAGCATCTttgcaaaatttcaaaatttctatgTTTTGTGCATCAAAGGCTTTCCAATTATCAAATCCACTTGAGTGCAAAAATCCAACTGCATAAAATATTTCATCCTCATCATCTGGTATTGTTGCTGACATCTTATTGTCCCACCtgacaaaaattaattaattaattaattgattcctCTTCTTAATTagcttttaatttaattaactagttTTTTATAGGTTAATTAAGAACTTACTTGTTTCTATTCATTGGATAAACCAAGACAGGTCCTGTGGTGATGTTTCTTTTTTGAATTATGTTGTTGAAAACACCTAGGTTAAAATCCATGATTCTTGATTTTGGTATAAACATGTTAAGCCATGGATGAGGAACATCCCATAGTCCTTGTGATTGAAGCTTCAACTCTCCACTTCTTACTCTATTCAAGAACTCAACAAATGATAcatttttttcataataaaatcCAGGGATATAGTTCAGTCCTTGTACCAAAGTTTGAATTTCCTACACAAACatgaaaaatataaattagtCAATTTGATAGCAGCAGAGACATTCACCAGTAGTTGATAGCGACACGAACATTCAACAACAGAGACATTCAACTACAGAGACATTCAACCGCAGTTGATAGCAACAAAGACATTCAATTGCAAAAATATTCAACTGCAGTTGATAGCGACAAAAACATTTAACTACAGAGACATTCAATTGCAGTTGATAacagaaaaaatatttaattgtaattGAAATGATATAGACATTTAATTATTGCGGTGTAGATTCAAACTATAGATACTAAGGTATTGGTCCTATTATTAAACTACTAGACCAAAaaagtatattaaaaaaaataataataaaaaaatagaatgtaCCTTATTGATGGTGTTTTCAGAATGATGATCATAGTATTTGGCAATTTCCAAACAATAGAGGACCCTATGTTGAGTAATTAGGGAAAGTATCCTGTGATGGTCGGTTaaagggaagaaagaagatctccAGTTATTTATGGGTCCTTGATGCATTAATACCATTCCTTCCAAATAATCCAATCTACTCTTTTTGCTTAAAATTAAACTTTCTTGATCTTTAGTAAAATCTGCAAAATCACTATACAAAAGTCTAATCCATTTTACCTGCATGCCAATCAAATAAAAATTCaccattaattatatatatacacattgCAATGTACTAATGCTTATTAACTCATTAATTGTCTTCCTAATCACATGCTTATCATGTACTACTGGGCATGATCAAAATGTATTTCATTCAAAACTTGAATCAAATACATCCaacttttttagattttttttttagttttaattgatTCTAGAAGCATTATAGTGgaagcaaaaacaaaaaaaaaattaaaataaccaggtttaataaataaaatacagaaaaaaccaccttttcagggtatttaccaaactgtctaggtttgggacataTTGGAAgagaatgcgccaaatgaaatggcgcatgcatgtcacacaagccaaaccatttggcgcataagaAGGAAAATTAGGGCAAGAAATTGcaagccatttgaaatggcgcatgTGGCCATGTATTAACACATAGGCGCCAAACCAATTGGCTCCTATGTGTGGgccatttttttttttcaaaattaacccgTTTCGGGTATTTTCGCGTACCGTTTTCGATTTCGTTCTattattttcgtaaaaacgtctAATAAATCAAGTTTGTAAAAtcttattaaccctaaataatgtaatgtatgcgttatcgatatcggttttttattaaagctcaatttattgatgaaagaccgaTGAAGGGTTACAAGAGGTGAacggttacaagaggtggtaagcgaaactgatacattgcattaaaaaaaatacagattatactaaACTTGCGACGATGTCGCGCCACAATTAGGGCATCTCTttatattgtgccccacctgacggcaaatgctgcattttcgttccattttgtcgcggacgtccatttcagtcctaatccgtgtactattgggacgcccttttttctttcgccgcattgcgtcgttgtgccaaactacctctccatcatactcaggccagtaatcctccttggccaccacaggaaacgcaacactgtaaactctgagcaacgtctgagtcttgtaaatcggagacagtagtgatatagcgtcgcggtgggcatacgcacatgcagctatgacgtgtgagcaaggcatacgaaaagcttgaaaccttccacagtcgcaccaatcttcgtcaagaagaaccctatattgttgccttggcagtccctcattgtggtcaattgtctcgcgcacactgaacgtgcgattgaatcggtcgaaagaagtcacttgatgagtgttcgcttttgccgactgctgttgcataaatttcatgcaactatcgcttaatagttgaccagcttgcctaacatcaccccatctcctgcctcttgttgagaagagtgaagccatcctaaagtatgtggcTTCCACCAGTGCTGTGATTGGTAGGTTACggatgcctttgaaaacgccattcatggattccacgagattagttgtcatatggccccatcgcacgccattgtcgtaagcccttgtccatttgtccctggaaagattatctacccaagtacctgcctctggatttgtcattacaatctcactccgataatgctggaatgtgggttgggtcaacgcataaccagcattgactagggcctttcttagatgtctgtccttgatctcccgcatgaagttttgggcgatgtggcgaatacaatatacgtgttttgaaggggggtcatgtcatccgttcgctggattgttgtaagcactctctatggaagcgtgcctatcagagattaaacatatgtcaggctggggagcaacatgttcccggaggttccttagaaagaaactccaagccgctgcagtttcaccttcgacgatagcaaatgccactggaaatatgttgctgttaccgtcttgtgcaaccgccatgagcatggttcctttgtatttgccgtataaccatgtcccatcaatttgaagtatgggtttacagtgtgcaaaacctcggacgcaaggtttgaacgcccaaaaaagccgatggaatattccgtttccctggacagggtttccatccggggcatgcgcgggcagtgtctctagaatcgtaacagtgccaggtgcgtaactttgtagcgcattgaggtatcggggaagaattttgtatgact from Vicia villosa cultivar HV-30 ecotype Madison, WI linkage group LG4, Vvil1.0, whole genome shotgun sequence encodes the following:
- the LOC131595047 gene encoding cytokinin dehydrogenase 3-like: MAMSYPFPIYFILLIITIPRLISTVGKTEQWKYSLPTELSTTNNNISEKLITNPKALEEASTDYGNLVHELPSAVFRPTTVNDIATLIKLSFNSSVPFRIAARGQGHSTRGQAMARDGIVVDMKGLRERGDVKNNIKMKNGNDGIKVFGDAKVGYYVDVGGEQLWIDVLYETLEYGLAPVSWTDYLYLTVGGTLSNAGISGQTFRYGPQISTVHQLDVVTGKGEFVTCSKQKNSELFHGVLGGLGQFGIITKARIALEAAPKRVKWIRLLYSDFADFTKDQESLILSKKSRLDYLEGMVLMHQGPINNWRSSFFPLTDHHRILSLITQHRVLYCLEIAKYYDHHSENTINKEIQTLVQGLNYIPGFYYEKNVSFVEFLNRVRSGELKLQSQGLWDVPHPWLNMFIPKSRIMDFNLGVFNNIIQKRNITTGPVLVYPMNRNKWDNKMSATIPDDEDEIFYAVGFLHSSGFDNWKAFDAQNIEILKFCKDAEIKYKLYLPHYSTQEEWRNHFGPKKWKSFVQRKYEFDPRMILSPGQRIFNNN